One segment of Micromonospora parathelypteridis DNA contains the following:
- a CDS encoding M20/M25/M40 family metallo-hydrolase — MTSDAASARPDPTAEVVDLCRDLLRIDTTNTGDNDTSVGERRAAEYVAEKLAEVGVESVLHESAPGRANVVARIPGTDPSRGALLVHGHLDVVPADADEWSVHPFSGELRDGYLWGRGAIDMKDFDAMVLAVVRHWQRTGVRPPRDIVLAYTADEEAGSEYGARFLVENHRDLFDDCTEAIGEVGGFSYSVNDSQRLYLIETAEKGIDWLRLHAKGRPGHGSMMHDDNAVTALAEAVVRIGQHRFPVVVTDTVRAFLTEVSDVLGIELDPDDPETAIAKLGPIANIIGATIRNTANPTRLSAGYKDNVIPGRATATIDCRSLPGQSELLERQLRELVGPDIAIEYLQRQPALETTFDGDLVEAMSAALRAEDPGARPVPYMLSGGTDAKAFSQLGIRCFGFAPLRLPADLNFSALFHGIDERVPVDGLQFGVRVLDRFLRTC, encoded by the coding sequence ATGACGAGCGATGCGGCCTCCGCCCGACCCGACCCCACCGCAGAGGTCGTGGACCTCTGCCGCGACCTCCTGCGTATCGACACCACCAACACGGGAGACAACGACACCAGCGTCGGTGAGCGCCGCGCCGCCGAGTACGTGGCGGAGAAGCTCGCCGAGGTCGGCGTGGAGTCCGTGCTGCACGAGTCCGCGCCGGGCCGGGCGAACGTGGTGGCCCGCATCCCGGGCACCGACCCGAGCCGTGGCGCGCTGCTCGTGCACGGTCACCTGGACGTGGTGCCCGCCGACGCCGACGAGTGGTCGGTGCACCCGTTCTCCGGGGAGCTGCGCGACGGCTACCTGTGGGGCCGGGGCGCGATCGACATGAAGGACTTCGACGCGATGGTGCTCGCCGTGGTGCGGCACTGGCAGCGCACCGGCGTACGGCCCCCACGCGACATCGTGCTCGCGTACACCGCCGACGAGGAGGCGGGCAGCGAATACGGGGCACGTTTCCTCGTGGAGAACCACCGTGACCTCTTCGACGACTGCACCGAGGCGATCGGCGAGGTCGGCGGCTTCTCGTACTCGGTCAACGACAGCCAGCGGCTCTACCTGATCGAGACCGCCGAGAAGGGCATCGACTGGCTGCGGCTGCACGCCAAGGGCCGCCCCGGGCACGGCTCGATGATGCACGACGACAACGCGGTCACCGCGCTCGCCGAGGCGGTCGTCCGGATCGGCCAGCACCGCTTCCCGGTGGTGGTCACCGACACCGTGCGGGCCTTCCTCACGGAGGTCTCCGACGTGCTCGGCATCGAGCTGGACCCGGACGACCCGGAGACGGCCATCGCCAAGCTCGGCCCGATCGCCAACATCATCGGCGCGACCATCCGCAACACCGCCAACCCGACCCGGTTGAGCGCCGGCTACAAGGACAACGTCATCCCCGGTCGGGCCACCGCCACCATCGACTGCCGCAGCCTGCCCGGCCAGTCCGAGCTGCTGGAGCGGCAGCTGCGCGAGCTGGTCGGCCCGGACATCGCGATCGAGTACCTCCAGCGGCAGCCGGCGCTGGAGACCACCTTCGACGGTGACCTGGTCGAGGCCATGTCGGCGGCCCTGCGAGCGGAGGACCCGGGGGCGCGGCCGGTGCCGTACATGCTCTCCGGCGGCACCGACGCGAAAGCGTTCTCGCAGCTCGGCATCCGCTGCTTCGGGTTCGCCCCGCTGCGGCTGCCCGCCGACCTGAACTTCTCGGCGCTGTTCCACGGCATCGACGAGCGCGTTCCGGTGGACGGACTACAGTTCGGCGTGCGGGTTCTCGACCGGTTCCTCCGCACCTGCTAG
- a CDS encoding hemerythrin domain-containing protein: MSAVPLPPLPPAPAPEEGYRPGGRNIADIVEREHSQLLTLLDQLTGPDATGQEGLAVLTAALSRHLSAEEQYLLPAVRAALPHASERVDAEINADASLLNALKGLTDEALTEVAERVRRHVDGVGSLVTELRTVATEEELIRLGNRLEIAEEAAPTRPHPGTPGTPPWNRIVEPAVGVVDKVLDAVTRRPTYLADLPEPPRD; this comes from the coding sequence ATGTCCGCCGTTCCCCTGCCGCCGTTGCCGCCCGCGCCCGCACCCGAGGAGGGCTACCGGCCCGGTGGCCGCAACATCGCCGACATCGTCGAGCGGGAGCACTCCCAACTGCTGACGCTGCTGGACCAGCTGACCGGCCCGGACGCCACCGGGCAGGAAGGGCTGGCCGTGCTCACCGCCGCGCTGTCGCGGCACCTGTCGGCCGAGGAGCAGTACCTGCTGCCGGCGGTGCGCGCCGCGCTGCCGCACGCCTCCGAGCGGGTGGACGCCGAGATCAACGCCGACGCCAGCCTGCTCAACGCCCTGAAGGGGTTGACGGACGAGGCGCTCACCGAGGTGGCCGAGCGGGTCCGCCGACACGTCGACGGGGTGGGCTCGCTCGTCACCGAGCTGCGCACGGTCGCGACCGAGGAGGAGCTGATCCGGCTCGGCAACCGGCTGGAGATCGCCGAGGAGGCGGCGCCGACCCGACCGCACCCGGGCACTCCGGGCACCCCTCCGTGGAACCGGATCGTGGAGCCGGCGGTCGGGGTGGTGGACAAGGTGCTCGACGCGGTGACCCGCCGGCCGACGTATCTGGCGGACCTGCCGGAGCCACCCCGCGACTGA
- a CDS encoding ATP-dependent Clp protease ATP-binding subunit, whose protein sequence is MMGPGETGSDPWDEFLARYFGRGEGGRRPPHRVDITRLMTADAREMLADAARRAAQRHSSDLDTDHLLWAALQREPLRDLVRRAGADPDTLLNALGGKGDGAPRGEVPPNLSLTPAAKRALLDAHQLSRAMGANYIGPEHILMALPLNPESPAGRMLAAGRIQPESLQAANAERGPMTGPKPDRGTPTLDQYGQDLTDLARNDQIDPVIGRADEIEQAVEILSRRTKNNPVLIGEAGVGKTAIVEGLAERICDGDVPQTLLGKRVVQLDLAGLVAGTRYRGDFEERLKKVIDEIRAHRDELIIFMDEIHTLVGAGGAGSEGGMDASNMLKPALARGELRVIGATTLDEYRKSIEKDAALARRFQPVLVPEPSVDDTIAILRGLRDRYEAHHQVRFTDEALVTAAELSDRYVTDRFLPDKAIDLIDQAGARVRLRTRTPASDVRELEQELDEVRRDKEQAVTDEQYERASALRDRISELEEEMRRANGDDGSTTSQVPEVGPQEIAEVVSRATGIPVSQLTEEERDRLLRLEGQLHQKVVGQDDAVTAVAEAVRRSRAGLADPERPMGSFLFLGPTGVGKTELARALAEALFGEADRMVRVDMSEFQERHTVSRLVGAPPGYVGYEEAGQLTEAVRRRPYAVVLLDEIEKAHPDVFNILLQVLDDGRLTDSQGRTVNFKNTVLIMTSNLGSELITGSQRSVGFGTGAPGSEQESDELRERLMRRLQENFRPEFLNRIDEVIIFRRLEAEQLRDITALLLEDTRRRMHAQDLQVEFTTAGIDWLAEHGFQPEFGARPLRRVIQREVDNHLSRMLLESAISPGQKVVVDVRDGALTFDVTAGERGYTAATTTHPR, encoded by the coding sequence ATGATGGGACCCGGTGAGACCGGCTCCGACCCGTGGGATGAATTCCTGGCCAGGTACTTCGGCCGGGGCGAGGGAGGGCGCCGACCGCCGCACCGGGTCGACATCACCCGACTGATGACGGCTGACGCCCGGGAGATGCTGGCCGACGCGGCCCGGCGTGCCGCCCAACGCCACAGCAGTGACCTGGACACCGACCACCTGCTCTGGGCGGCGCTGCAACGCGAACCGCTGCGTGACCTGGTACGCCGGGCCGGCGCCGACCCGGACACCCTGCTCAACGCGCTCGGCGGCAAGGGCGACGGGGCGCCGCGCGGGGAGGTGCCGCCCAACCTGTCGTTGACCCCGGCGGCCAAGCGGGCGCTGCTCGACGCCCATCAGCTGTCCCGGGCGATGGGCGCCAACTACATCGGCCCCGAGCACATCCTGATGGCGCTGCCGCTCAACCCGGAGTCGCCGGCCGGGCGGATGCTGGCCGCCGGTCGGATCCAACCCGAGTCGTTGCAGGCCGCCAACGCCGAGCGCGGGCCGATGACCGGACCGAAGCCGGATCGCGGCACGCCCACCCTCGACCAGTACGGGCAGGACCTCACCGACCTGGCCCGCAACGATCAGATCGACCCGGTGATCGGACGGGCCGACGAGATCGAGCAGGCCGTGGAGATCCTGTCCCGGCGTACCAAGAACAACCCGGTGCTGATCGGCGAGGCCGGCGTCGGCAAGACCGCCATCGTCGAGGGGTTGGCCGAACGGATCTGCGACGGTGACGTCCCGCAGACCCTGCTCGGCAAGCGGGTCGTCCAACTCGACCTCGCCGGCCTGGTCGCCGGCACCCGGTACCGGGGTGACTTCGAGGAGCGGCTGAAGAAGGTGATCGACGAGATCCGGGCGCACCGGGACGAGCTGATCATCTTCATGGACGAGATCCACACCCTGGTTGGGGCGGGTGGCGCCGGCAGCGAGGGCGGGATGGACGCGTCCAACATGCTCAAACCCGCGCTGGCCCGCGGCGAACTGCGGGTGATCGGCGCGACGACGCTGGACGAGTACCGCAAGAGCATCGAGAAGGACGCCGCGCTGGCCCGGCGCTTCCAGCCGGTGCTGGTGCCCGAGCCCAGCGTCGACGACACCATCGCCATCCTGCGCGGCCTGCGCGACCGCTATGAGGCACACCACCAGGTGCGGTTCACCGACGAGGCGTTGGTCACCGCCGCCGAGCTGTCCGACCGGTACGTCACCGACCGGTTCCTGCCGGACAAGGCCATCGACCTCATCGACCAGGCCGGCGCGCGGGTGCGGTTGCGGACCCGTACGCCCGCCTCCGACGTGCGGGAGCTGGAGCAGGAGCTCGACGAGGTACGCCGGGACAAGGAACAGGCCGTCACCGACGAGCAGTACGAACGCGCGTCCGCGCTGCGCGACCGGATCTCCGAGCTGGAGGAGGAGATGCGTCGCGCGAACGGCGACGACGGCTCCACCACCTCCCAGGTGCCCGAAGTGGGTCCGCAGGAGATCGCCGAGGTGGTGTCCCGCGCCACCGGCATCCCGGTCAGCCAGCTCACCGAGGAGGAACGGGACCGGCTGCTGCGCCTGGAGGGGCAACTGCACCAGAAGGTGGTCGGGCAGGACGACGCGGTCACCGCGGTCGCCGAGGCCGTCCGTCGTTCCCGAGCCGGACTGGCCGACCCGGAGCGCCCGATGGGCAGCTTCCTGTTCCTCGGCCCGACCGGCGTCGGCAAGACCGAGCTGGCCCGTGCCCTGGCCGAGGCGTTGTTCGGCGAGGCGGACCGGATGGTCCGGGTGGACATGAGCGAGTTCCAGGAGCGACACACGGTCAGCCGGCTGGTCGGCGCCCCACCCGGGTACGTCGGCTACGAGGAGGCCGGCCAGCTCACCGAGGCGGTGCGCCGCCGCCCGTACGCGGTGGTGCTGCTCGACGAGATCGAGAAGGCCCACCCGGACGTGTTCAACATCCTGCTCCAGGTGCTCGACGACGGGCGGCTGACCGACAGTCAGGGCCGCACGGTGAACTTCAAGAACACCGTACTGATCATGACGAGCAACCTCGGCTCCGAGCTGATCACGGGCAGCCAGCGCAGCGTCGGGTTCGGCACCGGCGCGCCGGGCAGCGAACAGGAGAGCGACGAACTGCGTGAGCGGCTGATGCGCCGCCTGCAGGAGAACTTCCGCCCGGAGTTCCTCAACCGCATCGACGAGGTCATCATCTTCCGCCGGCTCGAGGCCGAGCAGTTGCGCGACATCACGGCGCTGCTGCTGGAGGATACCCGCCGCCGCATGCACGCCCAGGACCTCCAGGTGGAGTTCACGACCGCGGGCATCGACTGGCTCGCCGAGCACGGCTTCCAGCCGGAGTTCGGCGCCCGGCCGCTGCGCCGGGTGATCCAGCGGGAGGTGGACAACCACCTGTCCCGGATGCTGCTGGAGTCGGCGATCTCACCCGGGCAGAAGGTCGTCGTGGACGTCCGCGACGGCGCGCTCACCTTCGACGTGACCGCGGGCGAGCGGGGGTACACCGCCGCCACGACAACGCACCCGCGATGA
- a CDS encoding DUF5703 family protein has product MDYEYAPLRLPPNVDRLTAAAQLAIQAEFSGWELARVRLYRDGTRQVVLRRRRVNQPQPGLSY; this is encoded by the coding sequence ATGGACTACGAATACGCGCCGCTGCGGCTGCCGCCGAACGTCGACCGGTTGACCGCCGCGGCGCAGTTGGCGATCCAGGCGGAGTTCTCCGGGTGGGAGTTGGCCCGGGTGCGGTTGTACCGGGACGGCACGCGGCAGGTGGTGCTGCGTCGTCGGCGGGTCAACCAGCCGCAGCCGGGCCTGTCGTACTGA
- a CDS encoding DUF3140 domain-containing protein, whose product MVREARLDPEVEVLWEDFHAEVNVPSEQLRTWLLTRGSGEDSFSPNPNLDLPQPGREILKVLNKRKVDLTPEDIEVMREAVERIRELMDAKPSRGNADDTWRHSLLDLGHDPLVER is encoded by the coding sequence ATGGTACGCGAAGCGCGGCTCGACCCCGAGGTGGAAGTGCTCTGGGAGGACTTCCACGCCGAGGTCAACGTCCCGTCGGAGCAGCTGCGGACGTGGCTGCTGACCCGGGGTTCCGGGGAGGATTCGTTCAGCCCGAACCCGAACCTCGACCTGCCTCAGCCGGGCCGGGAGATTCTCAAGGTGTTGAACAAGCGCAAGGTCGACCTCACCCCGGAGGACATCGAGGTGATGCGGGAGGCGGTCGAGCGGATCCGCGAGCTGATGGACGCCAAGCCGTCGCGCGGCAACGCCGACGACACGTGGCGGCACTCGCTGCTCGACCTGGGTCACGACCCGCTCGTCGAACGCTGA
- a CDS encoding LLM class F420-dependent oxidoreductase yields MRLGLSLGYQTAWSTPADHLALAQEADRLGYSVVWAAEAYGSDSPSMLAWMAGQTERIDVGAAVMQIPARTPAATAMTAATIDALSGGRFRLGLGVSGPQVSEGWHGVRFAKPLARTREFVDIVKLAIARKEVAYDGEHYTLPLPDGPGKALRLGFHPPREHIPIYLAAVGPKNLELAGEIADGWLAVFYAPEFAEEQLASVRAGRAKVGKELAGFDVVPSVPVVIGDDVASCAELVRWYAALYVGGMGSREQNFYNQLATRMGYGDAARDVQDLYLAKRQRDAAAAVPMEFIDRTSLLGPKERVAERMREYAAAGVTTLSVTLFVADRDSGVQTLRTVAEALDLSGVGE; encoded by the coding sequence GTGCGACTCGGGCTCAGTCTTGGATACCAGACCGCATGGAGCACACCGGCCGATCACCTGGCCCTGGCGCAGGAGGCGGACCGGCTCGGTTACTCGGTGGTGTGGGCGGCGGAGGCCTACGGCTCCGACTCGCCCAGCATGCTCGCCTGGATGGCCGGCCAGACCGAACGGATCGACGTCGGCGCCGCGGTGATGCAGATCCCCGCCCGTACGCCGGCCGCCACCGCGATGACCGCCGCCACCATCGACGCCCTCTCCGGCGGCCGCTTCCGGCTCGGCCTGGGAGTCTCCGGCCCGCAGGTCTCCGAGGGTTGGCACGGCGTGCGCTTCGCCAAGCCGCTCGCCCGGACCCGCGAGTTCGTCGACATCGTCAAGCTGGCCATCGCCCGCAAAGAGGTGGCGTACGACGGCGAGCACTACACGCTGCCGCTGCCGGACGGCCCCGGTAAGGCCCTGCGACTGGGCTTCCACCCACCACGCGAGCACATACCGATCTACCTGGCCGCGGTCGGCCCGAAGAACCTGGAACTGGCCGGCGAGATCGCCGACGGCTGGCTCGCCGTGTTCTACGCCCCGGAGTTCGCCGAGGAGCAGCTCGCCTCGGTCCGCGCCGGGCGGGCCAAGGTCGGCAAGGAGTTGGCCGGGTTCGACGTGGTGCCGTCGGTGCCCGTGGTGATCGGCGACGACGTGGCCTCCTGCGCCGAACTCGTCCGCTGGTACGCCGCGCTGTACGTGGGCGGCATGGGCAGCCGGGAGCAGAACTTCTACAACCAGCTCGCCACCCGGATGGGGTACGGCGACGCCGCCCGCGACGTGCAGGACCTGTACCTGGCCAAGCGGCAGCGCGACGCCGCCGCCGCCGTCCCCATGGAGTTCATCGACCGCACCTCGCTGCTCGGCCCGAAGGAGCGCGTCGCCGAGCGGATGCGGGAGTACGCCGCCGCCGGCGTCACCACGCTGTCGGTGACCCTGTTCGTGGCCGACCGGGACAGCGGTGTGCAGACCCTGCGTACCGTCGCCGAGGCACTCGACCTTTCGGGAGTCGGCGAGTGA
- a CDS encoding WXG100 family type VII secretion target, whose protein sequence is MSGPAGSAVQLWNGLDSALSGVQDAVDSVCRTLAWPLIQLVDMVDGEPAALRAKAAEWDALAAQVRELAEGHRGVREASQPGWRSPAGEAYGLRLAEVEQQMLDVAEQFAATAEYLRSVADGLQTVHDVLVDLCVEFVNFLLVTLVTALLMAPITMGASWAAGLGVAVTRGMIVLTRMLKVIRPLATHLQKVIRLLQRVMLYLRKLRAHLDKLVDMQKGLRTGKKYADKRRLAGKLDKWHHKVLDPSKGTYKLGKSGAPFDMGALERAAALRAHGVADGARVIARDWATNLPWNVPNSVVHGVTWGTVALTSGLSVPGSDQVSDQIDQAVQGGADWVDQNVFGQPPAGQPAGR, encoded by the coding sequence ATGAGCGGGCCCGCCGGCAGCGCCGTCCAGCTGTGGAACGGCCTCGACAGCGCGCTCTCCGGGGTGCAGGACGCGGTCGACAGCGTCTGCCGGACCCTGGCCTGGCCGCTCATCCAACTCGTCGACATGGTCGACGGTGAACCCGCCGCCCTGCGCGCGAAGGCCGCCGAGTGGGACGCGCTGGCCGCACAGGTGCGCGAGCTGGCAGAGGGGCACCGCGGCGTCCGCGAGGCCTCACAGCCCGGGTGGCGCTCACCCGCCGGTGAGGCGTACGGCCTGCGGCTGGCCGAGGTCGAGCAGCAGATGCTCGACGTCGCCGAGCAGTTCGCCGCGACCGCCGAGTACCTGCGGAGTGTCGCCGACGGCCTGCAGACGGTGCACGACGTACTCGTGGATCTCTGCGTCGAGTTCGTGAACTTCCTGTTGGTCACGCTGGTGACGGCGTTGCTGATGGCGCCGATCACCATGGGTGCGTCCTGGGCGGCCGGCTTGGGCGTCGCCGTGACCAGGGGCATGATCGTGCTCACCCGGATGCTGAAGGTCATCCGGCCGCTGGCAACGCACCTGCAGAAGGTCATCCGCCTGCTGCAGCGGGTCATGCTGTACCTGCGCAAGCTGCGCGCGCACCTGGACAAGCTGGTCGACATGCAGAAGGGGCTGCGCACCGGCAAGAAGTACGCCGACAAGCGCCGCCTCGCCGGCAAGCTCGACAAGTGGCACCACAAGGTCCTCGACCCCAGCAAGGGCACGTACAAGCTGGGCAAGTCGGGTGCCCCGTTCGACATGGGCGCCCTCGAACGGGCCGCCGCGCTGCGGGCGCATGGCGTTGCCGACGGCGCCCGGGTGATCGCCCGGGACTGGGCGACCAACCTGCCGTGGAACGTGCCGAACTCGGTCGTCCACGGCGTCACCTGGGGGACGGTCGCGTTGACCAGCGGGCTCTCCGTTCCCGGCAGCGATCAGGTCAGCGACCAGATCGACCAGGCGGTGCAGGGCGGCGCCGACTGGGTCGACCAGAATGTCTTCGGGCAACCGCCGGCCGGCCAGCCGGCAGGCCGCTAG
- a CDS encoding SseB family protein — protein MTPATWPDIAARLRDTLARCDRDTDLELSAGPRRIWLLVRREAVRVVCPGHDEAVLAALGWHRPTGGEGWWYEARRTPEQLERLSVFVTRTAAEVLTDRPGALSCRAVPPAAGPGPTGRSAAGPGPTERSVASRPAPNASALARTTPAEAAEPAVVAVLAAAVDRRDLPGYLGALAGATVCVPLAGEPAPDADFPWTVVGDATGTTLLPVFTSPGSLAAFTGDGVPFVALPCADLFEDWPNPSWGLAVDPGSARAMALAAPALAALLTANVPTS, from the coding sequence GTGACGCCGGCGACCTGGCCGGACATCGCCGCGCGTCTGCGGGACACGCTCGCCCGCTGCGACCGCGACACCGACCTGGAGCTGTCCGCCGGTCCGCGCAGGATCTGGCTGCTGGTGCGGCGCGAGGCCGTGCGGGTGGTCTGCCCGGGCCACGACGAGGCGGTCCTGGCCGCGCTCGGCTGGCACCGCCCGACCGGCGGCGAGGGCTGGTGGTACGAGGCACGGCGCACTCCGGAGCAGTTGGAGCGCCTCAGCGTGTTCGTGACCCGTACCGCCGCCGAGGTGCTCACCGACCGGCCGGGTGCGCTCTCCTGCCGGGCCGTGCCGCCGGCTGCGGGCCCTGGCCCGACGGGGCGATCGGCTGCGGGCCCCGGCCCGACGGAGCGATCGGTCGCCTCCCGGCCGGCACCGAACGCGTCTGCACTGGCCCGGACGACACCCGCCGAGGCGGCGGAGCCGGCGGTGGTGGCGGTGCTCGCCGCGGCCGTCGACCGGCGTGACCTGCCCGGCTACCTCGGAGCGCTGGCCGGCGCCACGGTGTGCGTCCCGCTGGCCGGGGAACCGGCGCCTGATGCCGACTTCCCGTGGACGGTGGTCGGCGACGCGACCGGAACGACTCTGCTGCCGGTCTTCACCTCGCCCGGGTCGCTCGCTGCGTTCACGGGGGACGGGGTGCCGTTCGTCGCGCTGCCCTGCGCGGACCTGTTCGAGGACTGGCCGAACCCGTCCTGGGGGCTGGCAGTCGACCCGGGGAGCGCCCGGGCGATGGCCCTGGCCGCGCCAGCCCTAGCCGCCCTGCTGACAGCAAACGTCCCCACCAGCTGA
- a CDS encoding LysR family transcriptional regulator gives MNLELRHLRVVCAIAETGSVTKAASALGLAQPALTAQLQRIERTLGGPLFDRDRRGARPTALGELVLARARVLLPAMKGLQDEAARLAGSGDAPPCYRLGGVNSPILGRMVHRLAAEQPPAQITTFASWSVDELAQLVAGGRLDFALTGVCGDASPSAGFGLSWQEVAIDPVLVLLPETHPLAAHDEVRLGDLRHEQWVAAPGDGCFSDCFAAACARAGFTPRKVYETDIRGCVDLVDAGVAVALCQATFRPVAGLVTRRLAGVPLRWRLLLGWHPDSPAAREADLVLETAKAAYVDSLAAHPAYLAWLPRNPGFGVRQPSGVRPG, from the coding sequence ATGAACCTGGAGCTGCGTCACCTGCGGGTGGTCTGCGCGATCGCGGAGACGGGGAGTGTGACGAAGGCGGCGTCGGCGCTCGGCCTGGCCCAGCCGGCGCTCACCGCCCAGCTCCAGCGCATCGAGCGGACACTGGGCGGCCCGCTGTTCGACCGGGACCGGCGCGGTGCCCGGCCCACCGCGCTCGGTGAGCTGGTGCTGGCCCGCGCCCGGGTGCTGCTGCCGGCGATGAAGGGGCTGCAGGACGAGGCGGCGCGCCTGGCCGGGTCCGGCGACGCCCCGCCCTGCTACCGGCTCGGTGGAGTGAACAGCCCGATCCTGGGCCGGATGGTGCACCGGTTGGCGGCCGAGCAGCCCCCCGCCCAGATCACCACGTTCGCCTCCTGGTCGGTGGACGAGTTGGCGCAGTTGGTGGCGGGCGGCCGACTGGACTTCGCGCTCACCGGTGTGTGCGGCGACGCCAGCCCGTCGGCCGGGTTCGGGTTGAGCTGGCAGGAGGTGGCCATCGACCCGGTGCTGGTGCTGCTGCCGGAGACGCACCCCCTCGCGGCGCACGACGAGGTGCGCCTGGGGGACCTGCGCCACGAGCAGTGGGTGGCCGCGCCGGGCGACGGCTGCTTCAGCGACTGCTTCGCCGCCGCCTGCGCGCGCGCCGGCTTCACCCCTCGGAAGGTGTACGAGACCGACATCCGTGGCTGCGTCGACCTGGTGGACGCCGGCGTGGCGGTGGCGCTGTGCCAGGCGACGTTCCGGCCGGTGGCCGGGTTGGTCACCCGTCGACTCGCCGGCGTACCCCTGCGCTGGCGGCTCCTGCTCGGCTGGCATCCGGACTCCCCCGCCGCCCGGGAGGCCGACCTGGTGTTGGAGACGGCCAAGGCGGCGTACGTCGACTCGTTGGCCGCGCATCCGGCGTACCTGGCCTGGCTGCCACGCAACCCGGGGTTCGGCGTCCGGCAGCCCAGCGGGGTCCGACCTGGCTGA
- a CDS encoding aldo/keto reductase: MQQRPLGRSGLAVSRLALGTMTWGRDTDADDAAAQLKSFLDAGGNLIDTADVYGDGDAESVIGSLLGTLVPRDELLIATKAGLRPGSGRRRDGSRGHLLRTLDASLRRLGTDHVDLFQVHGYDPDTPLEETLAALDHAVASGKVRYVGVSNFSGWQTARAAAWQTAWPGRAPVVATQVEYSLLERGVEREVLPACDALGLGLLPWSPLGRGVLTGKYRHGRPTDSRAASPHFERFVSTYLEPRCSSIVEAVATAAGGLGVSPLEVALAWIRDRPGVTAPILGARTVGQLLGALQVERITLPEEITTALDDVSAVPVGYPERDG; this comes from the coding sequence ATGCAACAGCGACCGCTCGGCCGAAGCGGGCTGGCGGTTTCCCGGCTCGCGCTCGGCACCATGACCTGGGGCCGGGACACCGACGCCGACGATGCGGCCGCCCAGCTGAAGAGTTTCCTGGACGCGGGCGGCAACCTGATCGACACCGCCGACGTGTACGGCGACGGCGACGCCGAGTCGGTGATCGGCTCGCTGCTGGGCACCCTCGTGCCCCGCGACGAGCTGCTGATCGCCACGAAGGCGGGGTTGCGCCCGGGCAGCGGCCGGCGCCGCGACGGCTCCCGCGGGCACCTGCTGCGGACGTTGGACGCGTCGCTGCGCCGGCTCGGCACCGACCACGTCGACCTGTTCCAGGTGCACGGGTACGACCCGGACACCCCGCTCGAGGAGACCCTGGCCGCGCTGGACCACGCGGTGGCCAGCGGAAAGGTCCGCTACGTCGGCGTGTCGAACTTCTCCGGCTGGCAGACCGCGCGCGCCGCCGCCTGGCAGACCGCCTGGCCGGGGCGGGCGCCGGTGGTCGCGACCCAGGTGGAGTATTCGCTGCTGGAGCGGGGCGTGGAGCGGGAGGTGCTGCCCGCGTGCGACGCGCTCGGCCTCGGCCTGCTGCCCTGGTCACCGCTCGGCCGGGGGGTGCTCACCGGCAAGTACCGGCACGGCCGTCCGACGGATTCCCGAGCCGCGTCGCCGCACTTCGAGCGGTTCGTCTCGACGTACCTGGAGCCGCGTTGTTCCAGCATCGTGGAGGCGGTGGCGACGGCGGCCGGGGGCCTGGGGGTGTCGCCGCTGGAGGTGGCGTTGGCCTGGATCCGGGACCGGCCGGGAGTGACCGCGCCGATCCTCGGCGCGCGGACGGTGGGGCAGCTGCTCGGCGCGCTCCAAGTGGAACGGATCACACTTCCTGAGGAAATCACCACCGCACTGGACGACGTCTCGGCGGTGCCGGTGGGCTACCCCGAACGCGACGGCTGA
- a CDS encoding YbaB/EbfC family nucleoid-associated protein, which produces MTDPTSAFDALAGRIADIERRFAGLGDDLAELSGTATDESGLVSATVDATGALTGLTVAPAALRAGTEGVAELVLDAYRRARVAATEHVDEHTEGLEVALGAGLTDLFGKPGDFSALGRLEETVARLGRLDDRLPGSPA; this is translated from the coding sequence ATGACTGACCCGACGTCCGCGTTCGACGCGCTCGCCGGGCGGATCGCCGACATCGAACGCCGGTTCGCCGGCCTGGGCGACGACCTGGCCGAACTGTCCGGCACCGCGACCGACGAGAGCGGGCTGGTCTCGGCGACCGTCGACGCCACCGGCGCGCTGACCGGCCTCACCGTCGCGCCCGCCGCCCTGCGCGCAGGAACCGAAGGGGTGGCGGAGTTGGTGCTCGACGCGTACCGGCGGGCCCGCGTGGCGGCCACCGAGCACGTCGACGAGCACACCGAGGGGTTGGAGGTCGCGCTCGGCGCGGGCCTCACCGACCTGTTCGGCAAGCCCGGCGACTTCTCGGCGCTGGGCCGTCTGGAGGAGACCGTCGCCCGGCTCGGTCGGCTGGACGACCGCCTGCCGGGCTCACCGGCGTGA